The Lycium barbarum isolate Lr01 chromosome 10, ASM1917538v2, whole genome shotgun sequence genome includes a region encoding these proteins:
- the LOC132615123 gene encoding tyrosine-protein phosphatase DSP3-like: MCVIMEKEGGDVLLVPPTNFSAVEDNCIYRSGFPKPSNFLFLQSLNLRSIIYLCPEPYPEENLEFLRINNIKLFQFGIDGTKEPLVMSSSAITEALKVITDVRNHPVLIHCKRGKHRTGCLVGCLRKLQNWCMSAVVEEYKHFAGTKWRETDLKFLENYDVSSIRHCLESIIYRYYGSKKRRLQYSEETLQKPQMTSVL, from the exons atGTGTGTGATTATGGAAAAAGAGGGTGGTGATGTGCTGTTGGTGCCACCCACAAATTTCTCTGCTGTTGAAGATAATTGCATTTACAGATCTGGCTTTCCTAAGCCTTCCAATTTCCTTTTTCTTCAGTCCCTCAATCTTCGCTCAATCAT ATATTTGTGCCCTGAGCCTTATCCTGAAGAAAATTTGGAGTTTCTTCGAATTAACAATATCAAGCTTTTCCAGTTTGGAATTGATGGCACTAAG GAGCCATTAGTTATGTCCAGCAGTGCTATAACAGAGGCTCTGAAAGTGATAACTG ATGTCAGAAATCACCCAGTTCTCATCCACTGCAAGCGCGGAAAG CACCGAACCGGTTGCCTTGTTGGGTGCCTGAGGAAGTTGCAGAACTGGTGTATGTCAGCTGTGGTGGAGGAGTACAAGCATTTTGCTGGCACAAAGTGGAGAGAAACAGACCTCAAATTTCTGGAAAATTACGACGTTTCATCAATTAGGCATTGCCTTGAGAGCATAATCTACAGGTACTATGGCTCCAAGAAGAGGCGCTTGCAGTACAGTGAAGAAACTCTGCAGAAGCCTCAGATGACTTCTGTTCTATAA